One Symphalangus syndactylus isolate Jambi chromosome 20, NHGRI_mSymSyn1-v2.1_pri, whole genome shotgun sequence DNA segment encodes these proteins:
- the RNF222 gene encoding RING finger protein 222 encodes MSEGESKDSSGSECPVCYEKFRDLEGASRTLSCGHVFCHDCLVKYLLSTRVDGQVQRTLVCPICRYVTFLSKKSSRWPSMLDKSSQTLAVPVGLPSVPPLDSLGHTNPLAASSSAWRPPLGQARPPGSPGQSAQLSLDLLPSLPRESQVFVISRHGMPLGEHDSVLPRRSLAELSEASPAPRSARAFCCRSRALLLITLIAVVAVVAAILPWVLLVRKQA; translated from the coding sequence ATGTCAGAAGGGGAGAGCAAGGACAGCTCGGGCAGCGAGTGCCCCGTGTGCTACGAGAAGTTCCGGGACCTGGAGGGCGCCAGCCGGACGCTGAGCTGTGGCCATGTGTTCTGCCATGACTGCCTGGTCAAGTACCTGCTGTCCACCCGGGTGGATGGGCAGGTCCAGAGGACCCTGGTCTGCCCCATCTGCCGCTACGTCACGTTCCTCAGCAAGAAGAGCTCCCGCTGGCCCTCCATGCTGGACAAGAGCTCCCAGACGCTGGCTGTGCCCGTGGGCCTGCCCTCCGTGCCCCCACTggacagcctgggccacacaaaCCCCCTGGCCGCCTCCTCGTCCGCCTGGAGGCCACCtctgggccaggccaggccaccAGGCAGCCCGGGCCAAAGCGCCCAGCTCTCCCTGGACCTGCTGCCCAGCCTGCCCCGGGAGTCGCAGGTCTTCGTCATCAGCCGCCACGGGATGCCCCTGGGGGAGCATGACAGCGTGCTGCCCCGCCGCAGCCTGGCAGAGCTCTCGGAGGCCTCCCCGGCGCCCCGCTCCGCCCGCGCCTTCTGCTGCCGATCACGGGCCCTGCTGCTCATCACGCTCATCGCCGTGGTGGCCGTGGTGGCCGCCATCCTGCCCTGGGTGCTGCTGGTGAGGAAGCAGGCGTGA